A portion of the Blastopirellula sediminis genome contains these proteins:
- the fadA gene encoding acetyl-CoA C-acyltransferase FadA, protein MTQAVVIDGVRTAIGRAHPEKGVYRDVRSDDLAVACVEALLKRTGVSPQEIEDVIFGCTQQTLEQGLNVGRLIGLMGGVAHTAGGATMNRLCGSSLQALNQAAHSITAGAEDVHIVGGLEHMQHIPMDHGLDLNPKLFQQTSKAALMMGITAEFLAQTQEISRRDQDEFALASHQKATAAFAAGEFEKEIVPVYGRNEEGQRTLITMDQCVRTDASIEALSMLQPAFMPGAGTVTAGNSSPLNDGASALLMMSEGKAKELGLKPLVRVVSTAVAGVDPSVMGTGPIPATKKALKRAGLKLEDIDLIELNEAFAAQSLSCIRGLKLDVSKVNVRGGAIAIGHPLGCSGARIATTLIHAMVDRKVKYGLATMCIGAGQGIATIFERVD, encoded by the coding sequence ATGACGCAAGCCGTAGTGATTGATGGAGTTCGCACGGCGATCGGCCGCGCGCATCCCGAAAAGGGTGTTTATCGCGACGTTCGCAGCGACGACCTGGCGGTCGCCTGCGTTGAGGCGCTGTTGAAACGAACCGGCGTTTCGCCGCAGGAAATCGAAGACGTCATCTTCGGCTGCACGCAGCAGACGCTCGAACAAGGTTTGAACGTCGGTCGCTTGATTGGGCTGATGGGCGGAGTCGCTCACACCGCCGGCGGCGCCACGATGAATCGCCTTTGCGGCAGTAGTCTGCAGGCTCTCAATCAAGCCGCTCACAGCATCACGGCCGGCGCCGAAGACGTTCACATCGTCGGCGGGCTCGAGCACATGCAGCACATTCCGATGGATCATGGTCTCGACCTGAACCCAAAGCTGTTTCAGCAAACCTCCAAGGCGGCGCTGATGATGGGGATCACGGCCGAGTTCCTGGCGCAGACGCAGGAAATCTCGCGTCGCGATCAAGACGAGTTCGCGCTGGCCAGCCATCAGAAGGCGACCGCTGCGTTCGCCGCTGGCGAATTCGAGAAAGAAATCGTCCCGGTCTATGGTCGCAATGAAGAAGGTCAGCGGACGCTGATCACGATGGATCAGTGCGTTCGGACCGACGCGAGCATTGAGGCTCTCTCGATGCTGCAGCCCGCTTTCATGCCGGGCGCCGGAACGGTGACTGCCGGTAATAGCTCGCCGCTGAATGACGGCGCGTCGGCGCTGCTGATGATGTCGGAAGGGAAAGCGAAAGAGCTGGGCCTGAAGCCGCTCGTTCGCGTTGTGTCGACTGCCGTCGCCGGCGTCGATCCGAGCGTGATGGGAACCGGTCCGATTCCGGCGACCAAGAAAGCGCTAAAGCGAGCCGGGCTGAAACTGGAAGATATCGACCTGATCGAACTAAACGAGGCGTTCGCCGCCCAGTCTCTTTCCTGCATCCGCGGGCTGAAGCTCGACGTCAGCAAGGTGAACGTTCGCGGCGGTGCGATCGCGATTGGACACCCGCTCGGCTGTAGCGGGGCTCGCATCGCGACGACGCTGATTCACGCGATGGTCGATCGGAAGGTGAAGTACGGCCTGGCGACGATGTGCATTGGGGCCGGGCAAGGGATCGCAACCATCTTTGAGCGAGTCGACTAA
- a CDS encoding HEAT repeat domain-containing protein, with amino-acid sequence MLALRTLAILLLVVLSTTGCFALRPRLELPPSASPEDDFDALLETSKESSQEPSEAETPPRTEISRKLEIANAERRLTSTIQLPSKSGLRGKEVETDGWRITAADRRFLTSYFRQPHWRHRELDSVLQDKQRDEILSAAAEAENPQVLATAAIGQTRRGQVNATALIDAIENRDLPTSTRCAALEALALAGEQVAIDQLYESRDEWMAPRETKAAEVLSAEKLEAELMYALAIREHVRSDERVLEALASNYDDVRAAALDAMYLDWNGQTPKEAQLLLEDRAEMVSAAARRTAAPLGDLQRAIGSPSMSIRRDAVCGMARCKDQAAADVLAAIDENSAIVCVLAAIDVWVIRGEFDRIADFASSTEHRIRCAVAEQLAIDRELRMQAVAPKLLGDSSTLVRDLTLDSLEHWPKRSATETMLTALRTIESPYSGKVIAQRLAMRLGEPKPAADETVEQSLQRLENAWRSEFGSLGGEGESPVKKGISREAALQTMQLVQQYEQATSDAEANEIRRQLMTRRELILDTLDQLAPELREVPLPRLQANVLPEIDADFAHWKQTLEKDEALRLSALRALEEASRKHQLNQYLLEQISLSCRLDAPEEEMHAILEIVKLDRRPAAARIVGLALHHRAATVRRLSIAWCERFTNQDYGGILSTMVTDKDRGVRLAAAVTLRHYPGSTTETVLLQTLADDDAELAVAAAGSLAYLHVQEGVDALNRFSRDRVERTRRLAVEAMGTSGEQLLIPTLIRTLGDSKSVQHAALIALPKVVGEDVAAREKGFRDANSQVAAWQTWYAGQVGTPE; translated from the coding sequence ATGCTAGCACTGCGCACATTGGCGATTCTATTGTTGGTCGTATTATCGACGACCGGCTGTTTCGCGCTGCGCCCTCGTCTCGAACTGCCTCCCTCCGCGTCGCCCGAAGATGATTTCGACGCACTCTTGGAGACTTCGAAAGAGTCGTCGCAGGAGCCGAGCGAAGCGGAAACGCCGCCGCGGACCGAGATCTCGCGCAAGTTGGAAATTGCCAACGCCGAACGCAGGCTAACCTCCACGATTCAATTGCCATCGAAGTCGGGGCTTCGCGGTAAGGAGGTCGAAACCGACGGCTGGCGAATTACCGCCGCCGATCGCCGCTTCTTGACTTCGTATTTCCGACAGCCGCATTGGCGACATCGCGAATTGGATTCGGTCCTGCAGGACAAGCAACGGGACGAGATTCTTTCCGCCGCCGCCGAAGCGGAGAATCCTCAGGTTCTAGCGACCGCCGCGATCGGTCAAACGCGACGCGGTCAGGTGAATGCGACCGCGTTGATCGACGCCATCGAAAACCGCGATCTACCGACATCGACCCGCTGCGCCGCCCTGGAAGCGCTGGCGCTGGCCGGCGAACAAGTTGCGATCGACCAATTGTACGAATCGCGTGACGAATGGATGGCGCCTCGAGAAACCAAGGCCGCCGAGGTGCTCAGCGCCGAGAAGCTAGAGGCGGAGCTCATGTACGCTTTAGCGATACGTGAGCACGTACGAAGCGACGAGCGGGTGCTCGAGGCGCTCGCATCCAACTACGACGACGTTCGCGCCGCGGCACTCGACGCGATGTATCTCGATTGGAACGGGCAAACGCCGAAAGAGGCGCAGCTGCTCCTCGAAGATCGGGCCGAGATGGTCTCCGCCGCCGCGCGGCGAACGGCAGCCCCGCTGGGAGATCTGCAGCGGGCAATCGGCTCGCCATCGATGAGCATTCGTCGCGACGCCGTCTGCGGAATGGCTCGCTGCAAAGATCAGGCGGCGGCCGACGTGCTGGCCGCGATCGATGAGAACTCTGCGATCGTCTGCGTCCTCGCGGCGATCGACGTTTGGGTGATCCGCGGCGAATTCGACCGCATCGCTGATTTCGCCTCCTCAACCGAACATCGCATCCGCTGCGCCGTCGCCGAACAATTGGCGATCGATCGCGAGCTGCGGATGCAAGCCGTCGCCCCCAAGCTGCTTGGCGATTCCAGCACGCTCGTACGCGACCTGACGCTCGATTCGCTCGAACATTGGCCCAAGCGCTCGGCGACCGAGACGATGCTCACGGCCCTTCGAACGATCGAGTCTCCTTATTCCGGCAAAGTGATCGCCCAGCGGCTCGCCATGCGACTCGGCGAGCCGAAACCGGCGGCGGACGAAACGGTCGAACAGTCGCTCCAACGCCTGGAGAACGCTTGGCGCAGCGAGTTCGGCTCGCTCGGCGGAGAAGGGGAGTCCCCTGTGAAAAAGGGGATCTCACGCGAAGCGGCCCTGCAGACGATGCAATTAGTGCAGCAATACGAACAAGCGACGTCAGACGCCGAGGCGAATGAAATTCGCCGGCAACTGATGACTCGTCGCGAACTGATACTAGATACGCTCGATCAACTTGCCCCGGAACTGAGAGAGGTTCCGCTGCCGCGGTTGCAGGCGAACGTCTTGCCGGAAATCGACGCCGACTTCGCCCACTGGAAACAAACCTTGGAGAAGGACGAGGCGTTGCGGCTTTCGGCGCTCCGTGCTCTGGAAGAAGCGAGTCGCAAGCACCAGCTGAATCAGTATTTGCTGGAGCAAATTTCGTTGTCGTGTCGGCTCGACGCTCCGGAAGAAGAGATGCACGCGATCCTGGAGATTGTGAAGCTGGATCGTCGCCCGGCGGCCGCTCGCATCGTTGGGTTGGCGCTGCATCATCGAGCGGCGACGGTCCGCCGGTTGTCGATCGCGTGGTGCGAGCGGTTCACGAACCAAGATTACGGCGGCATTCTGTCGACAATGGTAACCGACAAAGATCGGGGCGTGCGTCTGGCGGCGGCGGTGACGCTCCGGCATTATCCTGGCTCAACGACCGAAACGGTCTTATTGCAGACGCTTGCCGATGATGACGCCGAACTGGCGGTCGCGGCGGCCGGTTCGCTCGCCTATCTGCATGTGCAAGAAGGCGTCGACGCGCTGAATCGCTTCTCGCGCGATCGAGTCGAACGAACGCGCCGGTTGGCGGTGGAAGCGATGGGAACGAGCGGTGAACAGTTGCTGATCCCCACGCTGATCCGGACGCTCGGCGATTCCAAAAGCGTACAGCACGCGGCGCTGATCGCGCTGCCGAAAGTCGTCGGCGAAGATGTCGCCGCGCGAGAGAAAGGATTCCGCGACGCCAACTCGCAAGTCGCCGCCTGGCAAACGTGGTACGCGGGACAAGTCGGTACGCCCGAGTAG
- a CDS encoding DUF6580 family putative transport protein has translation MKKETVERLLLVLLLVSLGVALRWMLYSYPNVAPTAALAMFAGYKLSSVRWALMVPIWITTLSDLVIGGYAWPVMLTVYAALSLPVFLGIAVRRFQPKSGSWLAKLTRGVMLGGASVVGSVLFFLISNFAVWAASATGLGLPMYEATLVGLGECYAAALPFFRYTLTGDLVFNGAIFGAYALGCLLIAAPQKETAAAVSAE, from the coding sequence ATGAAAAAAGAAACCGTTGAACGATTGTTGCTGGTTCTGCTGCTGGTCTCCCTTGGAGTCGCACTCCGCTGGATGCTCTACAGCTACCCGAACGTCGCTCCGACCGCTGCACTCGCCATGTTCGCTGGGTACAAGCTTTCGAGCGTCCGTTGGGCCTTGATGGTGCCGATCTGGATCACCACGCTCAGCGATTTGGTGATCGGCGGTTACGCTTGGCCGGTGATGCTGACCGTATACGCCGCGTTGTCGCTGCCGGTCTTTTTGGGAATCGCCGTTCGCCGCTTCCAGCCGAAGTCGGGGAGCTGGCTCGCCAAACTGACGAGAGGCGTGATGCTCGGCGGCGCTTCGGTCGTCGGCTCGGTCCTCTTCTTCCTGATCAGCAACTTCGCCGTCTGGGCCGCCTCCGCGACTGGATTGGGGCTGCCGATGTACGAAGCGACCTTGGTTGGGCTGGGCGAATGCTACGCCGCCGCATTGCCGTTCTTCCGCTACACGCTGACCGGCGACCTTGTCTTCAACGGGGCGATCTTCGGAGCGTACGCTCTCGGCTGCTTGCTGATCGCCGCGCCGCAGAAAGAAACCGCTGCGGCCGTTTCGGCCGAGTAA
- a CDS encoding response regulator, translating into MTPSQHDSRESYPARPMRFLVIDDDRMTRAMLSDMLSPFGECDEAADADTGLKMILGADDEHRRYDVAFVDLIMPGCGGKDLLRALRSAEDEMGLAGSDGTKVVMITSSRDTRSCVQAFMLGCESYVTKPFTSEQIENKLRVIGTLAMA; encoded by the coding sequence ATGACGCCTTCTCAACACGACAGCCGCGAATCTTACCCTGCTCGCCCGATGCGTTTTCTGGTGATCGATGACGATCGCATGACGCGGGCAATGCTGTCCGATATGCTGTCGCCGTTCGGCGAGTGCGACGAAGCGGCGGACGCCGATACCGGCTTGAAGATGATTTTGGGCGCCGATGACGAACATCGCCGTTACGACGTCGCGTTCGTCGACCTGATCATGCCGGGCTGCGGCGGCAAAGATTTGCTGCGTGCGCTTCGCTCGGCGGAAGACGAGATGGGCCTGGCCGGCAGTGACGGCACGAAGGTGGTGATGATCACCTCTTCGCGCGATACTCGCAGCTGCGTGCAAGCCTTTATGCTCGGCTGCGAGTCGTATGTGACCAAGCCGTTCACCAGCGAGCAGATCGAGAACAAGCTTCGCGTGATCGGCACGCTGGCGATGGCCTAG
- a CDS encoding S41 family peptidase, protein MPRRNLTIIFVAAFLSLICYGAASRNRFMRLFGESLDIISYEYVRPIDDETLFNSAMNGMTMELDQNSTYIPPVEFTDFREELDQEFGGIGIHVMFDEKKNQMMVVTPVSGTPAYQAGVQAGDVILAIDGQKVEDFGFEKSVQRLRGVIGTKVTLQVLHIGQTKPVDIVVERAQIQVASVLGDTHDGEGNWNFFLEEDPRIGYIRIESFGDLTADEFQIAWESIDGKVDGLIVDLRNNAGGYLTAAEEICDMFLDAGVIVSTRGRNGRIEEVSEASPAGTIIPKDLPVAVLVNQYSASASEIVAACLQDHDRAVIIGQRSYGKGTVQSIFPLDRQQRALKITTATYWRPSEQNIHRFPDYGDDDPWGVSPNEGFAIPLTDDELKNMLRSRSFRDVDRSNIADQAAIDAREKSDEEIELEGFVDPQLQKAVEYIQSRLKDSVAAR, encoded by the coding sequence ATGCCGCGACGCAATCTTACGATCATCTTCGTTGCCGCGTTTCTGTCGCTGATATGTTACGGCGCCGCGAGTCGCAATCGCTTCATGCGGTTGTTCGGCGAGTCGCTCGACATCATCTCGTACGAATACGTGCGCCCGATCGACGATGAGACGTTGTTCAACTCGGCGATGAACGGCATGACGATGGAGTTGGATCAAAACTCCACCTACATTCCGCCGGTCGAATTCACCGACTTCCGCGAAGAGCTGGATCAGGAGTTCGGCGGCATCGGCATTCACGTCATGTTTGACGAGAAGAAGAACCAGATGATGGTCGTGACGCCGGTCAGCGGCACTCCAGCCTATCAGGCAGGCGTGCAAGCGGGAGACGTCATCCTGGCGATCGACGGTCAGAAGGTGGAAGATTTTGGTTTTGAAAAATCGGTGCAGCGGCTTCGCGGCGTCATCGGAACCAAAGTCACGCTGCAAGTGCTGCATATTGGTCAGACCAAGCCGGTCGATATCGTCGTCGAACGAGCCCAGATTCAAGTCGCGTCGGTGCTCGGCGATACGCACGACGGCGAGGGGAACTGGAACTTCTTTCTCGAAGAAGATCCGCGGATCGGCTATATCCGGATTGAATCGTTCGGCGACCTGACCGCCGATGAGTTTCAAATCGCGTGGGAAAGCATTGACGGCAAGGTTGACGGTTTGATCGTCGACTTGCGGAACAATGCGGGCGGCTATCTGACCGCGGCCGAAGAAATCTGCGACATGTTTTTGGACGCAGGAGTGATCGTCTCGACACGCGGACGAAATGGTCGCATCGAAGAGGTTTCGGAAGCTTCGCCGGCCGGCACGATTATTCCGAAGGATTTGCCGGTAGCGGTCCTCGTGAATCAGTACAGCGCCAGCGCCAGCGAAATCGTCGCCGCTTGTTTGCAGGACCATGATCGTGCGGTGATCATCGGGCAACGTTCCTACGGTAAAGGGACGGTGCAAAGCATCTTTCCGCTCGATCGTCAGCAACGGGCGCTGAAGATCACCACCGCCACCTATTGGCGTCCCAGCGAGCAAAACATTCATCGCTTCCCCGACTACGGCGATGACGATCCTTGGGGCGTTTCGCCGAACGAAGGTTTCGCCATACCGCTCACGGACGATGAATTGAAGAACATGCTCCGCTCACGCAGTTTCCGCGACGTCGATCGTTCTAATATCGCCGATCAAGCGGCGATTGACGCACGGGAAAAATCGGACGAAGAAATCGAACTGGAGGGTTTCGTCGATCCGCAATTGCAGAAGGCGGTCGAGTACATCCAATCGCGGCTGAAAGACTCGGTCGCCGCTCGCTAA
- a CDS encoding DUF4430 domain-containing protein — translation MTSRPLFFGLVLALAALAGTGYSAEPEKTVKVVVDFGDGSEKHFTQIPWKEEANVFSATAAASEHPHGFALQSRGSGATRFVFAIDDVKNEGNGRNWIFRVNDKLATRSCELVEVAPGDVILWRFQRYE, via the coding sequence ATGACTTCGCGCCCTCTGTTTTTTGGTCTCGTCCTGGCTCTCGCCGCGCTCGCGGGGACCGGTTACTCCGCAGAACCTGAAAAAACGGTCAAAGTGGTCGTCGATTTCGGCGATGGAAGCGAAAAGCACTTCACGCAGATTCCCTGGAAGGAGGAGGCCAACGTTTTCTCCGCCACCGCGGCGGCCAGCGAGCATCCGCACGGATTTGCCCTGCAAAGCCGCGGATCAGGCGCCACGCGGTTCGTTTTCGCGATTGACGACGTCAAAAACGAGGGAAACGGGCGAAACTGGATTTTCCGCGTCAACGACAAGTTGGCGACGCGGAGCTGCGAACTGGTCGAAGTCGCTCCCGGCGACGTGATCTTGTGGCGTTTTCAGCGATACGAATAA
- a CDS encoding histone deacetylase family protein, translating into MTLLYSDHEFLEHDTGHHPESAQRLVAVTAQLEQAGLIERCQRPDWGHATSADIQLVHTAAMRTSVEGFSLKGGGRIEVDTAVSHDSYHVATRAVGAAIDATRRVLAGEAQNALCLVRPPGHHATPTMPMGFCLFNNAAIAAQYALTKLDLDRVLIVDWDVHHGNGTQDAFWESERVGFFSAHRYPFYPGTGDSMEIGQSAGLGYTRNLPLKFGISRRDFITKFAQAMEEFTAKVKPQLIILSAGFDAHAADPVGNLGLESEDYEELSQIVLGAADAYSDGKLVSLLEGGYNPEKLAESVEIHLRNLLARDENSAS; encoded by the coding sequence ATGACCCTACTCTACAGTGATCACGAGTTCCTCGAGCATGACACCGGACATCACCCCGAATCGGCCCAGCGACTTGTCGCCGTAACCGCCCAGCTGGAGCAAGCGGGCCTAATCGAGCGGTGCCAGCGTCCCGACTGGGGGCATGCGACTTCGGCCGATATTCAACTGGTTCACACCGCCGCGATGCGGACATCGGTCGAAGGGTTCTCCCTAAAAGGAGGGGGCCGCATTGAGGTCGACACCGCCGTATCCCATGACTCGTACCATGTTGCGACTCGAGCGGTCGGCGCCGCGATCGACGCAACTCGTCGCGTTTTGGCGGGCGAGGCCCAAAACGCCCTCTGTCTGGTCCGGCCGCCGGGACATCATGCGACGCCGACCATGCCGATGGGGTTTTGCCTGTTCAACAACGCCGCGATCGCCGCACAGTACGCCCTGACGAAGCTCGATCTCGATCGCGTGCTGATCGTCGACTGGGACGTCCACCATGGAAATGGGACGCAGGACGCCTTTTGGGAGAGTGAACGAGTCGGATTTTTCTCGGCCCATCGCTATCCGTTTTATCCCGGCACCGGCGATTCGATGGAAATCGGCCAAAGCGCGGGGCTCGGCTATACCCGCAATTTGCCGCTGAAATTTGGGATCTCGCGGCGCGACTTCATCACCAAATTCGCCCAAGCGATGGAAGAATTCACCGCGAAGGTGAAGCCGCAACTGATCATTCTGAGCGCCGGCTTTGACGCACACGCCGCTGATCCGGTCGGCAATCTCGGCCTTGAATCGGAAGATTACGAGGAATTGTCCCAGATCGTGCTGGGCGCAGCGGACGCCTATTCTGACGGCAAATTGGTTTCTCTCCTGGAAGGAGGGTACAACCCGGAAAAACTGGCGGAATCGGTAGAGATCCACCTGCGCAATCTACTAGCACGGGACGAAAATTCAGCCTCCTAA
- a CDS encoding 3-hydroxyacyl-CoA dehydrogenase NAD-binding domain-containing protein, whose amino-acid sequence MLPTATIELSFPQAGIALLTFNDPSKGANILSRSVMDELAKHLDEIDGCDDIYGLVIASGKPGIFIAGADIREFVASVGASKEEIAAMSQRGQQLFARLSSGRYMSVAAIDGVCVGGGAELAVWCDRRILSTGPKTELGFPEVKLGIFPGWGGTVRLPRIVGLSNAVEMITGGESVTAAAAAKMGLADDVTSPDDLVAAAIRMIEQEKEARSFLQDREKRSSAISLSETEFGFLGATASAYIQGQTKGQYPAPLAALETLLGGAMMDAASALEMEAQGLAGLFGTPVNAALMNVFFLTDRNKKDVGVENSDVEKTKIDSVSVIGAGIMGAGIAAANIRRGVYTTMADANAEALRRGVAGVLDEASYDREAGKKTVAKAIEGAALLNGSSSDAEITSANLVIEAIVENMEVKRKIYARLEPLMADDAILASNTSTLPITQLAANLAKPERFVGIHFFNPVRKMKLVEVIRGEKTSDATVASAVAYAKRLGKFPIVVNDGPGFLVNRLLFPYMNESLALLQEGVSMERIDKCSKKFGMPIGPIALYDMVGIDTAFYAGRTMYDAFPDRTLASPILPALVKAGRLGNKSGRGFYNYENRKGKAEPDPTAAKYIDPYIRGTPRDETDAQLTDRLFLPMLLEATRAMEAKIVRDVRDIDLGLIFGLGFPPFKGGLMFWADTVGAAKLVERLKPWEDFGVRYKPTDLLLEMAKSGKKFYDL is encoded by the coding sequence ATGTTACCGACCGCGACGATTGAGCTCTCGTTTCCCCAGGCCGGTATCGCCCTGCTGACCTTTAACGACCCCTCCAAGGGCGCCAACATCCTGAGCCGCTCGGTGATGGACGAGTTGGCCAAGCATCTCGACGAGATCGACGGCTGCGACGACATCTACGGCCTGGTGATCGCTTCGGGCAAGCCCGGGATCTTTATCGCCGGCGCCGACATTCGCGAGTTCGTCGCGTCAGTTGGCGCCTCCAAAGAAGAAATCGCCGCGATGAGTCAGCGCGGGCAGCAACTGTTCGCCCGACTGTCGAGCGGCCGCTACATGAGCGTCGCCGCGATTGACGGCGTCTGCGTCGGCGGCGGCGCCGAACTGGCGGTCTGGTGCGATCGTCGCATTCTCTCGACCGGACCGAAAACGGAACTCGGTTTCCCCGAAGTCAAACTCGGCATCTTCCCCGGTTGGGGTGGAACGGTTCGACTGCCGCGAATTGTCGGTCTTAGTAATGCCGTCGAAATGATCACCGGCGGCGAATCGGTCACGGCCGCGGCCGCTGCAAAGATGGGCCTGGCCGACGATGTGACCTCGCCTGACGATCTGGTCGCCGCCGCGATCCGGATGATCGAACAAGAAAAAGAAGCGCGGTCATTCCTGCAAGATCGCGAGAAGCGTAGCAGCGCCATTTCGCTGAGCGAGACCGAGTTCGGCTTCCTCGGCGCGACTGCTTCGGCCTATATCCAAGGTCAGACCAAGGGACAGTATCCGGCGCCGCTCGCCGCTTTGGAGACATTGCTTGGCGGCGCGATGATGGATGCGGCGTCGGCGCTCGAGATGGAAGCGCAGGGACTCGCCGGACTGTTCGGCACGCCGGTCAACGCGGCGCTGATGAACGTCTTCTTCCTGACCGATCGGAACAAGAAGGATGTCGGGGTCGAAAACTCCGATGTTGAAAAGACGAAGATTGATTCGGTAAGCGTCATCGGCGCTGGGATCATGGGCGCCGGGATCGCTGCGGCCAATATTCGCCGCGGCGTCTACACCACGATGGCCGACGCTAATGCCGAAGCGCTTCGCCGCGGAGTCGCCGGCGTCCTCGACGAAGCGTCGTATGATCGGGAAGCGGGCAAGAAGACGGTCGCCAAGGCGATCGAAGGCGCCGCACTTCTCAACGGTTCGAGCAGCGACGCCGAGATTACCTCGGCCAACCTGGTGATCGAAGCGATCGTCGAAAACATGGAAGTCAAACGCAAGATCTACGCTCGGCTTGAGCCGCTGATGGCGGACGATGCGATCCTTGCGTCGAACACGTCGACCCTGCCGATCACGCAGTTGGCGGCCAATCTGGCTAAGCCGGAACGATTCGTTGGGATTCACTTCTTCAATCCGGTTCGCAAGATGAAACTGGTCGAAGTGATCCGCGGCGAAAAGACGAGCGACGCCACCGTCGCTTCGGCCGTCGCCTACGCCAAGCGGCTCGGCAAGTTCCCAATCGTGGTGAACGACGGGCCCGGCTTTTTGGTCAATCGCTTGCTCTTCCCCTACATGAACGAATCGCTCGCGCTGCTCCAGGAAGGGGTTTCGATGGAGCGGATCGACAAATGCTCGAAGAAGTTCGGCATGCCGATCGGTCCGATCGCCCTATACGACATGGTCGGCATCGACACTGCCTTCTACGCCGGACGGACGATGTACGACGCGTTTCCAGATCGGACGCTCGCTTCGCCGATTTTGCCGGCGCTCGTGAAAGCGGGCCGCTTAGGGAATAAGTCAGGACGCGGCTTCTACAACTACGAGAATCGCAAAGGGAAAGCGGAGCCTGATCCGACGGCGGCGAAGTACATCGATCCTTATATTCGTGGAACTCCTCGTGACGAAACCGACGCGCAGCTGACCGATCGTTTGTTCCTGCCGATGCTGTTGGAAGCGACCCGGGCGATGGAAGCGAAGATCGTCCGCGACGTTCGCGACATCGATCTCGGTTTGATTTTCGGCTTAGGTTTCCCGCCGTTCAAAGGGGGCCTGATGTTCTGGGCCGATACGGTCGGCGCGGCGAAGTTGGTCGAACGACTCAAGCCGTGGGAAGATTTCGGCGTTCGCTACAAGCCGACTGATTTGTTGTTGGAGATGGCCAAGAGCGGCAAGAAGTTTTACGACCTGTAA